The Prevotella melaninogenica ATCC 25845 genome includes a window with the following:
- a CDS encoding dipeptidase, whose translation MKKSFATLFFLTMITYANACTNLIATKGATTDGSVFVTYTADDYGMFTNLCHYPAGTHAKGDRREIIDYDTHESHGFIPEAPVTYNVIGNINEYQVSIGETTYGGREEMVDKSGIIDYGSLMYLGLQRSKTAREAIKVMTSLVETYGYNSGGETFTIADPNEVWLLEMQGCGGDKKQKVVWVAVRIPDGMVSAHANQSRIGQFSTYNTEVITSKNCISFARSKGWFTGKDKDFNWKMTYAAPDFGGRRWCDARVWSYLNHFKDMSRWLPWALGKDPNAEDMPLWIAPDKKVDLPKMEACMRDHYEGTPLSLDKDIAQGIWDSPYRPTPLKFEVDGKQYFNERPISTQQTGFSYIAQLRSWLPREIGGILWFGNDDGNMVAYVPIYCSNTERAECFNTPGADAVTFSDKNAFWVCNWVSNMVYPRYSQLFPALKEVRDSLDNAFLAAQKGVEAKAEALYATDKAAAVKYLNDYSIQKSNEMITRWRQLAIHLIVKFNDMAVKPEKDGKFLRTSTGLGKRVKRTGYSDYFKRELVKQTGDKFAVPNK comes from the coding sequence ATGAAGAAATCATTTGCAACACTATTCTTCCTTACAATGATTACGTATGCTAATGCGTGTACAAACCTCATTGCTACAAAGGGAGCAACAACAGACGGTTCTGTCTTTGTTACTTACACCGCTGATGATTACGGCATGTTTACTAACCTATGTCATTACCCAGCAGGCACACACGCAAAAGGTGACCGCCGTGAGATTATTGACTATGACACTCACGAGAGCCATGGTTTTATTCCAGAGGCTCCTGTAACATACAATGTCATTGGAAACATCAATGAGTATCAGGTAAGTATTGGTGAAACAACCTACGGCGGCCGTGAAGAAATGGTTGACAAGAGCGGTATTATCGATTATGGTTCATTGATGTATCTTGGTTTGCAACGTAGTAAGACTGCACGCGAGGCTATCAAGGTAATGACCTCACTCGTTGAGACTTATGGTTATAACTCTGGTGGTGAGACCTTCACTATCGCTGACCCTAACGAGGTATGGTTGCTCGAGATGCAGGGTTGTGGTGGCGACAAGAAGCAGAAGGTTGTTTGGGTTGCTGTTCGCATCCCTGATGGCATGGTTTCTGCTCATGCTAACCAGAGCCGCATCGGTCAGTTCTCAACTTACAACACAGAGGTCATCACTTCTAAGAACTGCATCAGTTTTGCACGTTCAAAGGGTTGGTTCACAGGCAAAGATAAGGACTTCAACTGGAAGATGACCTATGCAGCACCAGACTTCGGTGGCCGTCGTTGGTGCGATGCTCGTGTATGGAGCTATCTGAATCATTTCAAAGACATGTCACGTTGGTTGCCATGGGCGTTGGGTAAAGACCCTAACGCAGAGGATATGCCACTTTGGATTGCACCTGACAAGAAGGTCGATTTACCTAAGATGGAAGCTTGTATGCGCGACCACTATGAGGGTACTCCTTTGTCACTCGATAAGGATATAGCACAGGGTATCTGGGATTCTCCTTACCGCCCTACCCCACTAAAGTTTGAGGTAGATGGCAAGCAGTACTTCAACGAACGCCCTATCTCAACCCAGCAGACAGGTTTCTCTTACATTGCACAGCTCCGTTCATGGTTGCCACGCGAGATTGGTGGTATCCTTTGGTTTGGTAACGATGATGGCAACATGGTTGCTTATGTACCAATCTATTGCAGCAATACAGAGCGTGCAGAGTGCTTCAACACACCAGGAGCTGATGCAGTAACCTTCTCTGATAAGAATGCTTTCTGGGTATGCAACTGGGTTAGCAACATGGTTTACCCTCGCTACTCTCAGCTCTTCCCTGCATTGAAAGAGGTGCGCGACTCACTTGACAACGCTTTCCTCGCAGCACAAAAGGGTGTGGAAGCTAAGGCAGAAGCACTCTATGCCACCGACAAGGCAGCTGCAGTGAAGTATCTCAACGATTACTCTATTCAGAAGAGTAACGAAATGATTACACGTTGGCGTCAGTTGGCTATCCATCTGATTGTGAAGTTCAATGACATGGCTGTTAAGCCTGAGAAGGATGGCAAGTTCCTCCGCACTTCAACAGGTCTTGGCAAGCGTGTAAAGCGTACGGGCTACAGCGACTACTTTAAGCGCGAACTGGTAAAACAGACTGGCGACAAGTTTGCTGTGCCTAACAAGTAG
- a CDS encoding M23 family metallopeptidase — protein sequence MSLLLNILLSILPFGSPVHVPVQLAGNFGEPRPNHFHGGIDIKTEREVNLGVYSIADGYISSAIVEKYGYGRAILVTHPNGYTSCYVHLNRFTPQIEAAVRKWQYQHQQFACDVKFRPGEFPVKKGQFIALSGNTGSSQGPHIHLEMHKTTNGNLYDPLNFLKGIVKDKTAPAVYSFKSYPQPGEGVFQHSSDSRIFTFDKGHFQAWGKVGFGVRASDHMDSVYNNFGVRYTQLYCDGKLVFSSDVNNIPTSCHRMVNSWGDYDHFLSTKIWFMKSYIEPGNTLPILHAGANRGIINFNQQRDYHLRYVIKDVFGNQTIKDFTVRGEPEAIPIVHLPDGVSPLYYAKDNNFEAEGVRLNIQKGLLAKNGWLQLRHGNTSSTLSMAYSFSKAAYPLFNYAQISIKPTGMIHNPKKLYVAMRNSLNADAPASYCGGTYANGWVTGRMRELANAYFLAYDETPPTITQQNLNPRNLSFKITDTGSGLQGYKAYLDGQFILLQFGKNKELFFCNLADTPVRPTGKERILKIIATDNRDNKKEYLTKIKY from the coding sequence ATGAGCTTGTTATTAAATATTTTATTATCCATACTCCCTTTCGGTTCACCAGTTCACGTTCCAGTGCAATTGGCGGGCAACTTTGGAGAGCCTCGACCTAACCACTTCCACGGAGGTATTGATATCAAAACCGAACGTGAAGTAAATCTTGGTGTCTATTCTATTGCTGATGGCTATATTTCAAGCGCCATCGTTGAGAAATATGGCTATGGTCGTGCTATCTTGGTCACTCACCCAAATGGATATACCAGTTGTTATGTTCATCTCAATCGCTTCACACCACAGATTGAAGCTGCCGTACGTAAATGGCAATACCAGCATCAACAGTTTGCTTGCGACGTTAAATTCCGACCAGGAGAGTTCCCTGTAAAGAAAGGACAGTTCATCGCTCTTAGCGGTAATACAGGTTCATCACAAGGTCCACACATCCACTTAGAGATGCATAAGACTACAAATGGAAACCTTTACGACCCACTCAATTTCTTAAAGGGTATCGTTAAAGACAAGACTGCTCCTGCTGTTTATTCATTTAAGTCCTATCCTCAACCGGGAGAAGGAGTATTCCAACACAGTTCAGACTCCCGTATCTTCACATTTGACAAAGGACATTTCCAAGCATGGGGAAAGGTGGGCTTTGGTGTAAGAGCCAGTGATCACATGGACTCTGTATATAATAATTTTGGAGTAAGATACACACAGTTGTATTGTGATGGTAAATTGGTTTTCTCCTCTGATGTGAACAATATTCCTACAAGTTGTCACAGAATGGTTAATTCGTGGGGTGATTACGACCACTTCCTTTCTACAAAGATTTGGTTTATGAAGTCTTACATCGAACCCGGTAACACACTCCCTATCTTACATGCAGGAGCTAACAGGGGTATTATCAACTTCAATCAGCAACGCGACTACCACCTTCGTTACGTCATAAAAGACGTCTTTGGCAATCAAACAATAAAGGATTTCACTGTGAGGGGTGAGCCAGAAGCTATTCCAATAGTTCATCTTCCAGATGGGGTAAGTCCACTCTATTATGCCAAAGACAATAACTTTGAGGCTGAGGGAGTACGACTGAACATCCAGAAAGGCTTACTTGCTAAGAATGGTTGGCTACAATTACGACACGGCAACACAAGCAGCACGCTGTCTATGGCTTATAGTTTCTCTAAAGCAGCATATCCACTCTTCAACTATGCACAGATAAGTATTAAGCCAACTGGCATGATACATAATCCAAAGAAGTTATATGTTGCGATGCGTAACAGCTTGAACGCTGACGCCCCAGCATCCTATTGCGGTGGAACATATGCAAATGGTTGGGTTACAGGACGAATGCGCGAGTTGGCAAATGCCTACTTCCTTGCTTACGATGAGACACCACCAACGATCACACAGCAGAATCTCAACCCACGCAACCTCTCCTTTAAGATAACTGACACAGGTAGCGGTTTACAAGGTTACAAGGCTTACCTCGATGGACAGTTTATTCTGCTACAGTTCGGAAAGAACAAAGAATTATTCTTCTGTAACCTCGCAGACACCCCTGTTCGCCCTACTGGGAAGGAACGAATATTGAAGATTATCGCAACCGACAACCGCGACAATAAGAAAGAATATCTGACTAAAATAAAGTATTAA
- a CDS encoding DUF4296 domain-containing protein has protein sequence MRSKYLVRSFATLCWLLLAFFIVSCKPSIPSEYIQPSEMEDMLYDYHLSMAIANREGYTDVRQQAFKLAVMKKYDVSEEKFNKSLQYYMRHTEKLHDIYVELSKRLENEARAQGASESELSQYGDITSKGDTTDIWRGNRTLILSPYPPVDRESFEIKADTAFHKGDRLLLSFDSQFIIQDGMRDAIIMMAVTYSNDSIVTQYQHITSDSHNTMTIDAGDSLRIKNIRGYFLMLKGQQPTTTFKMLILNNIHLVRMHVRKQETTQPTDSLKESDPIRTIGGEPVSPPTDPNQPAGPPTRTPADAMKERGIPTKPDKL, from the coding sequence ATGAGAAGTAAATATCTGGTTCGTTCCTTCGCCACTCTTTGTTGGTTACTGCTTGCATTCTTCATTGTAAGCTGTAAACCTTCTATCCCTTCTGAGTATATCCAACCTTCAGAGATGGAGGATATGCTCTACGATTACCACCTCTCCATGGCAATAGCCAATCGTGAAGGCTATACAGATGTCAGACAACAAGCCTTTAAACTCGCTGTGATGAAGAAGTATGACGTATCAGAAGAGAAGTTCAATAAGTCTCTTCAATACTACATGCGACATACCGAGAAGCTACATGACATCTATGTTGAACTCAGCAAACGACTGGAAAACGAGGCGCGTGCGCAAGGTGCATCAGAGAGCGAGTTGTCCCAGTATGGTGATATTACTTCAAAGGGAGATACTACCGATATCTGGCGTGGTAACCGCACATTAATACTTTCTCCATATCCTCCAGTAGACCGTGAGTCCTTTGAAATCAAAGCAGACACAGCCTTCCACAAGGGCGACCGACTCCTCCTGAGTTTCGATTCACAGTTTATCATTCAAGATGGTATGCGTGATGCGATTATCATGATGGCTGTTACTTATTCAAATGATAGTATCGTCACACAATACCAGCATATTACGTCAGACTCCCACAATACGATGACGATTGATGCTGGGGATTCTTTGCGCATCAAGAACATTCGTGGCTACTTCCTAATGTTGAAGGGACAACAGCCTACAACTACTTTCAAGATGCTTATCCTCAATAATATCCATCTTGTCCGTATGCATGTTCGAAAACAGGAGACAACGCAACCAACTGATTCTTTGAAAGAGTCCGACCCAATCAGAACGATTGGTGGTGAACCTGTCAGTCCTCCAACAGACCCTAATCAGCCTGCAGGACCACCGACAAGAACACCTGCTGACGCAATGAAGGAACGAGGAATACCTACCAAGCCCGATAAGTTATGA
- a CDS encoding lipoprotein signal peptidase produces the protein MSKQKKQSLIATLLIILLIVIDQIIKVVVKLNMNLGESIHIFDWFQIQFIENNGMAWGMELGSKLFLSIFRIVAIGFLIWYISNRIKHGARMAYIVVLSMITAGAAGNIFDSLFYGQLFTASTPYYIEGATPATLVSWGEGYAPVLMGKVVDMFYFPLFHGTFPDWFPLWGGESFTFFSPIFNFADSCISVGVITIILAFRKDFNGWVPAKDKKVADKENITDNQ, from the coding sequence ATGAGTAAACAGAAAAAACAAAGCTTGATAGCCACCTTGCTAATTATTCTATTGATTGTGATAGACCAAATTATCAAGGTTGTTGTCAAGCTTAATATGAATTTAGGCGAATCTATCCATATCTTCGATTGGTTCCAGATACAATTTATCGAGAACAATGGTATGGCATGGGGTATGGAATTAGGAAGCAAACTCTTCCTTAGTATCTTCCGTATCGTTGCCATTGGCTTCCTTATTTGGTACATTTCTAATCGTATCAAACACGGAGCAAGAATGGCTTATATCGTTGTCTTGTCTATGATAACTGCAGGTGCTGCGGGTAATATCTTCGATTCCCTCTTCTATGGTCAGCTCTTTACTGCCTCTACACCCTATTACATAGAAGGAGCCACACCAGCTACCCTCGTTTCATGGGGAGAAGGCTATGCGCCTGTACTGATGGGTAAGGTGGTAGATATGTTCTATTTCCCACTCTTCCACGGCACATTCCCAGACTGGTTCCCACTCTGGGGTGGTGAGTCGTTCACCTTCTTCTCACCAATATTCAACTTTGCAGACTCCTGCATCTCTGTGGGTGTCATCACGATTATCCTTGCTTTTCGAAAGGATTTCAACGGTTGGGTACCAGCTAAGGACAAGAAGGTTGCTGATAAAGAAAACATTACTGATAATCAGTAG
- a CDS encoding TraR/DksA family transcriptional regulator produces METKKRYTDEELEEFRTIVNDKLAIAKSDYDETMKILMNKNTNDVNDTSPTYKALEEGSSNQTKEELVQMAQRQQKFIQALQAALVRINNKTYGIDRITGELIPKERLRIVPHATLSVASKMANKNH; encoded by the coding sequence ATGGAAACTAAGAAGCGTTATACCGATGAGGAACTCGAGGAGTTCCGCACGATAGTAAATGACAAGTTGGCGATAGCCAAGTCTGACTACGACGAGACGATGAAGATTCTGATGAACAAGAATACAAACGACGTTAATGACACATCACCAACCTATAAAGCGTTGGAAGAAGGCAGTTCAAACCAAACTAAGGAAGAACTGGTACAGATGGCACAACGTCAGCAGAAGTTTATCCAAGCCCTCCAGGCTGCACTTGTCAGAATCAATAATAAGACTTACGGCATTGACCGTATCACTGGAGAGCTTATTCCAAAGGAAAGACTGCGCATAGTACCACATGCAACACTGAGCGTAGCATCCAAGATGGCAAATAAAAATCACTAA
- the ileS gene encoding isoleucine--tRNA ligase, protein MAKKFAEHKGLDLVSTNQEVLKEWEKKDIFHKSIDEREGDPQFIFFEGPPSANGHPGIHHVLARAIKDTFNRYKTMQGFQVHRKAGWDTHGLPVELGVEKELGITKKDIDNHASDKYISTEEYNHKCRENVMKFTAEWKQLTEEMGYFVDMEHPYITYDNKYIETLWWLLKQLYNKGLLYKGYTIQPYSPGAGTGLSSHELNQPGCYRDVKDTTVTAQFAIPTEDWKALAEKANLPKETWGKPCFVAWTTTPWTLPSNVALCVGPKIEYVIVETYNPYDAEKLTLVMAASRVAAYLKSEGEITDGGELPAYDRGDKYVPYRIVGRVMGTELEGLHYQQLMPWVKPVEQTGDFAPKFVNDYAAAHPEKVFASEDGRDKFVEMESEAFRIILGDYVTTDDGTGIVHIAPTFGADDAKVAKDANIPALYLISKKGQTRPMVDLQGKYFTIDELDKNFVKACVDEEAYGHHAGDYVKNSYDPRFNPDGVWDKKASEKEEDLNIIICMEMKQEGTAFNIQKHVHNYPHCWRTDKPILYYPLDSWFIKDTAKKERMVELNKTICWQPESTGTGRFGNWLENLNDWNLSRSRFWGTPLPIWRDENRGEKCIGSVEELYNEIEKSVAAGIMEKNPLKEAGFVVGDFSQENYDKIDLHRPYVDDIVLVNDEGKPMHRESDLIDVWFDSGSMPYAQLHYPFEGEINAEGLKATGKTEAEYRDQLVHSCYEGIAVPPAFFPADFINEGVDQTRGWFFTLHAIATMVFDSVAFKNVISTGLVLDAKGNKMSKHVGNVTNPFEMMNKYGADPVRFYMMTNSEPWDNLKFDPEGVDECRRKFFGTLYNTYSFFALYANVDGYDATTCEAVKADAPEIDRWIISKLNSLIKGVTAELEDFDPTRAGRLIDSFVNNDLSNWYVRLNRKRFWGKEMSADKKSAYDTLYTCLMTVARLLAPFAPFYADQLYSDLGGNSESIHLDRWPVADESVIDADLEARMDMAQRITSMVLALRRKVNIKVRQPLAQIMVPAIDATQKKHIEAVADLIKHEVNVKDLTFVEGQGILVKKVKCNFRVMGKKFGKLMKQVAAHMDALSQEEIAALEAAGEFNFELEGQPIKVEAADVEIISEDIPGWLVSNEGNLTVALEVELTEELRREGMARELINRIQNLRKETGLEITDRISVIIEPQAEAAAAVESFGELIKAQVLANDITLAENNGANVEFDEFNLHIEIKKS, encoded by the coding sequence ATGGCAAAGAAATTCGCCGAGCACAAGGGACTTGACCTTGTTAGCACAAATCAGGAAGTATTGAAAGAGTGGGAGAAGAAAGATATCTTCCATAAGAGTATTGATGAGCGTGAGGGCGACCCACAGTTCATCTTCTTCGAGGGACCTCCATCAGCTAATGGACATCCTGGTATTCACCACGTATTGGCACGTGCAATTAAGGATACTTTCAACCGCTACAAGACTATGCAAGGTTTCCAAGTGCATCGCAAGGCGGGTTGGGATACCCATGGATTGCCTGTAGAGTTGGGCGTAGAAAAAGAGTTGGGTATTACAAAGAAAGATATCGACAACCACGCATCTGACAAATATATCTCAACAGAGGAATACAACCATAAGTGTCGTGAGAATGTAATGAAGTTTACTGCTGAATGGAAGCAGTTGACAGAGGAGATGGGCTACTTCGTTGATATGGAGCATCCATACATTACTTACGATAACAAATATATTGAGACATTGTGGTGGCTTCTCAAGCAACTCTATAACAAGGGCTTACTGTATAAGGGCTATACCATTCAGCCTTATTCACCAGGTGCAGGTACGGGTTTGTCAAGCCATGAGCTGAACCAGCCAGGTTGCTATCGTGATGTAAAGGATACTACCGTCACAGCACAGTTTGCTATCCCTACAGAGGATTGGAAAGCATTGGCTGAAAAGGCTAATTTACCAAAGGAGACATGGGGTAAGCCTTGCTTTGTTGCATGGACAACCACACCTTGGACATTGCCTTCAAACGTTGCACTTTGTGTTGGTCCAAAGATTGAATACGTTATTGTTGAGACCTATAACCCATACGATGCCGAGAAGTTGACACTCGTTATGGCTGCAAGTCGTGTAGCTGCCTATCTGAAGTCAGAAGGTGAGATTACCGATGGTGGCGAATTACCAGCCTATGATCGTGGAGACAAGTATGTTCCTTATCGTATCGTAGGTCGTGTGATGGGTACAGAACTTGAAGGATTACACTATCAGCAGTTGATGCCTTGGGTAAAGCCTGTTGAGCAGACAGGTGACTTTGCACCAAAGTTTGTGAACGACTATGCTGCAGCTCACCCAGAGAAGGTGTTTGCAAGCGAAGATGGTCGTGATAAGTTTGTGGAGATGGAGAGTGAGGCTTTCCGTATCATCCTTGGCGATTACGTCACTACAGATGATGGTACAGGTATTGTACACATTGCTCCTACCTTCGGTGCGGACGATGCTAAGGTGGCAAAGGATGCTAACATCCCTGCTCTCTATCTGATTTCAAAGAAGGGACAGACTCGTCCTATGGTTGACTTGCAGGGTAAATACTTTACTATCGATGAGTTAGACAAGAACTTCGTTAAGGCTTGTGTTGATGAGGAAGCATATGGTCACCATGCTGGCGACTATGTAAAGAACTCTTACGATCCACGCTTCAACCCTGATGGCGTATGGGATAAGAAGGCTTCAGAGAAGGAAGAAGACCTGAACATCATTATCTGTATGGAAATGAAGCAGGAAGGTACAGCCTTCAATATTCAGAAGCACGTACACAACTATCCTCACTGCTGGCGTACAGACAAACCTATCCTCTACTACCCTCTCGACAGCTGGTTCATCAAGGACACTGCTAAGAAGGAACGCATGGTAGAGTTGAACAAGACTATCTGTTGGCAACCAGAATCAACTGGTACTGGTCGATTCGGCAACTGGCTTGAGAACTTGAATGACTGGAACCTCAGCCGTTCACGTTTCTGGGGAACCCCATTGCCTATCTGGCGTGATGAAAACCGTGGCGAGAAGTGTATTGGTTCTGTTGAGGAACTTTACAACGAGATTGAGAAATCTGTTGCTGCAGGTATCATGGAGAAGAATCCACTGAAAGAGGCGGGCTTCGTTGTTGGTGATTTCAGCCAAGAGAACTATGATAAGATTGATCTTCACCGTCCATACGTTGACGATATCGTCCTCGTAAATGATGAAGGAAAGCCAATGCATCGTGAATCAGACCTCATTGACGTTTGGTTCGATAGTGGTTCTATGCCATATGCGCAGCTCCATTATCCATTTGAGGGTGAGATTAATGCTGAAGGCTTGAAGGCTACGGGTAAGACTGAGGCTGAATATCGTGACCAGTTGGTACACTCATGCTATGAGGGTATAGCTGTTCCACCAGCATTCTTCCCTGCAGACTTCATTAACGAGGGTGTTGACCAGACGCGTGGTTGGTTCTTCACACTCCATGCAATTGCGACAATGGTGTTTGACTCAGTTGCCTTTAAGAACGTGATTTCAACAGGTCTTGTACTCGATGCAAAGGGTAACAAGATGAGTAAGCACGTGGGTAACGTTACCAACCCATTTGAGATGATGAATAAGTATGGTGCTGACCCTGTACGTTTCTACATGATGACGAACAGTGAACCATGGGATAACTTGAAGTTCGACCCAGAAGGTGTTGACGAGTGTCGCCGTAAGTTCTTCGGTACCTTATATAATACATATAGTTTCTTTGCACTTTATGCTAATGTCGACGGCTATGATGCCACAACATGTGAGGCAGTAAAGGCAGATGCACCAGAGATTGACCGTTGGATTATCTCTAAACTCAACTCCCTCATAAAGGGTGTGACTGCTGAGTTAGAGGACTTCGACCCAACACGTGCAGGTCGTCTGATCGACTCATTCGTGAACAACGACCTCAGTAACTGGTACGTTCGTCTGAACCGTAAACGTTTCTGGGGTAAGGAAATGAGTGCTGACAAGAAGAGTGCATACGACACATTGTACACTTGTTTGATGACCGTTGCACGTCTGTTGGCTCCATTTGCTCCATTCTATGCTGACCAACTCTATTCAGACTTGGGTGGTAACTCGGAAAGCATCCACTTGGATCGCTGGCCAGTAGCAGACGAATCTGTTATTGATGCTGACCTTGAGGCACGTATGGATATGGCACAGCGCATTACCTCAATGGTTCTTGCACTGCGTCGTAAGGTGAACATTAAGGTACGCCAACCATTGGCACAGATCATGGTTCCAGCTATTGATGCAACTCAGAAGAAACACATCGAAGCTGTAGCAGACCTTATCAAGCACGAGGTGAACGTTAAAGACCTTACTTTCGTTGAGGGTCAGGGCATCCTTGTTAAGAAAGTGAAGTGTAACTTCCGTGTCATGGGTAAGAAGTTTGGTAAGCTGATGAAGCAAGTAGCAGCCCATATGGATGCTCTTTCACAGGAAGAGATTGCTGCATTGGAAGCTGCAGGCGAATTCAACTTCGAGTTAGAAGGTCAGCCAATCAAGGTAGAGGCTGCAGATGTTGAAATCATCTCAGAAGATATCCCAGGCTGGTTGGTAAGCAACGAGGGTAACTTGACCGTTGCACTTGAAGTTGAACTGACAGAAGAACTCCGTCGTGAGGGTATGGCACGTGAGTTAATCAATCGTATCCAGAACCTCCGTAAGGAGACTGGTCTTGAGATTACCGACCGCATCTCTGTCATTATTGAGCCACAAGCAGAGGCTGCAGCAGCTGTAGAGTCATTCGGCGAACTGATTAAAGCACAGGTTCTCGCTAATGACATTACACTTGCAGAGAACAATGGAGCAAATGTTGAGTTTGATGAATTCAACCTCCATATAGAAATCAAAAAGAGCTAA
- a CDS encoding Fur family transcriptional regulator, producing the protein MDSVYNKLIALGIRPSIQRVAIMKYLATHHTHPTVEEVFLALKKQLPTVSRTTVYNTLRMLSEHGAASMITIDDHRVCYDGVTEPHAHFFCKRCEKVYDFEAMEMPRYTGEIGKGFRIDDTQLYYKGICPHCLEAMNEKEELN; encoded by the coding sequence GTGGATTCAGTATATAACAAATTAATAGCATTAGGTATTCGCCCATCTATACAGCGTGTAGCAATCATGAAGTATCTCGCTACTCACCACACCCACCCTACAGTGGAGGAGGTTTTCCTTGCATTGAAGAAACAACTTCCAACGGTGAGCCGTACAACTGTTTATAACACATTGAGAATGTTGTCAGAGCACGGAGCTGCATCAATGATTACCATTGATGACCACCGCGTATGCTACGATGGCGTTACCGAGCCACATGCACACTTCTTCTGCAAGCGTTGTGAGAAGGTTTATGACTTTGAGGCTATGGAAATGCCACGCTATACTGGCGAAATTGGCAAGGGTTTTAGAATTGATGACACACAGCTTTACTATAAAGGTATCTGTCCTCACTGCCTTGAGGCAATGAACGAGAAAGAGGAACTGAACTAA
- a CDS encoding flavin reductase family protein, which translates to MKEVSYKDLKFNPFNLLGKEWMLLSAGNEQDGCNTMTISWGHIGCMWGHNDPTVVAYIRASRYTKTFVDKEDYFTLCVMDASFKKQMAYLGSVSGRDENKIEKAGLTKVFADNSVYFKEAKLVLVCKKEYAADLKESSFMDKEIFEQAYPNGDLHTMYVGKIEKILVRDDEYLG; encoded by the coding sequence ATGAAAGAAGTTAGTTACAAAGATTTAAAGTTCAATCCGTTCAACCTTTTAGGAAAGGAATGGATGTTGTTATCTGCTGGTAATGAGCAGGATGGGTGTAACACGATGACAATCAGTTGGGGACATATTGGCTGTATGTGGGGCCATAACGACCCAACAGTTGTTGCCTATATACGTGCCAGTCGCTATACAAAGACCTTTGTAGACAAGGAAGATTACTTTACGCTTTGCGTGATGGATGCCTCTTTTAAGAAGCAAATGGCTTATCTTGGTTCTGTTTCAGGACGTGATGAGAATAAGATTGAGAAGGCAGGATTGACAAAGGTTTTTGCTGATAATAGTGTTTATTTTAAGGAGGCTAAGTTAGTTCTTGTTTGTAAGAAAGAGTATGCTGCAGACCTAAAGGAAAGTAGTTTTATGGATAAGGAGATTTTTGAACAGGCTTATCCTAATGGCGATCTTCATACGATGTATGTTGGTAAGATTGAAAAAATACTCGTTCGTGACGATGAATATCTTGGTTAG